In Rutidosis leptorrhynchoides isolate AG116_Rl617_1_P2 chromosome 2, CSIRO_AGI_Rlap_v1, whole genome shotgun sequence, one genomic interval encodes:
- the LOC139890281 gene encoding uncharacterized protein: protein MKGYQAILANVKKVEPEEKRIEDVPVVREFPDVFPEELPGLPPQRQVKFQIDLTPVELKKANPGTTFKVGTEACDEDATSMIFKRVYIYLGPLKSGFQALGRDLLGLDGPFVKEPARGQLLTVVGVDSNNGIYHVAYAIVEKETYNSWLWFSNNLGEDLDLNERSNFTFISDRQKGLLPAIERLYPFAKHRYCLRHIHENMKKNYSGVAYKQMLWKCATTTTVPHFKQEMQKLKDFSEGCHKFLADIQPHHWARSHFSGKTMTDVLLNNMCEVLNRWLVDARDKPIITALEYIREYLMKRIVTVNNMISKSDGPLTPGATKVFDGIKKQAEKYTVMWNGDQLYQVSGPHNDQCVVDMNAKVCACRK, encoded by the exons ATGAAGGGGTATCAAGCCATCTTAGCTAATGTTAAGAAAGTCGAACCGGAAGAGAAACGAATTGAAGATGTTCCAGTGGTTAGAGAATTTCCTGATGtttttcctgaagaactccctggtctcccacCTCAAAGACAAGTAAAGTTTCAAATCGATCTAACTCCCG TGGAACTTAAAAAAGCTAATCCGGGTACAACTTTCAAGGTTGGAACAGAAGCATGTGATGAAGATGCAACAAGTATGATCTTTAAAAGAGTTTATATATATTTAGGACCATTGAAAAGTGGCTTTCAAGCTTTAGGCAGGGATTTGCTTGGTTTAGATGGGCCTTTTGTGAAAGAGCCAGCTAGAGGTCAACTACTCACTGTTGTTGGTGTTGACTCAAACAATGGGATATATCATGTGGCTTATGCAATTGTTGAGAAAGAAACATACAATTCTTGGTTATGGTTCTCGAATAATTTAGGTGAAGATTTGGATCTAAATGAAAGATCAAACTTTACATTCATAAGTGATAGACAAAAG GGTTTGTTACCAGCAATTGAAAGGTTGTACCCGTTTGCTAAACATAGATACTGTTTGAGGCACATACATGAAAACATGAAGAAAAATTATAGTGGTGTTGCCTATAAACAAATGCTATGGAAAtgtgcaacaacaacaacagtgcCACATTTTAAACAAGAAATGCAGAAATTGAAGGATTTTAGTGAAGGCTGTCACAAATTCTTAGCTGACATCCAACCTCATCATTGGGCAAGAAGTCACTTTTCag gTAAGACAATGACAGATGTACTTTTGAACAATATGTGTGAAGTTCTAAACAGGTGGTTAGTTGATGCAAGAGATAAGCCTATCATAACTGCTTTAGAGTATATTAGGGAGTACTTGATGAAAAGGATTGTGACCGTCAATAATATGATATCCAAATCTGATGGTCCTTTAACCCCTGGAGCAACTAAAGTTTTTGATGGTATCAAGAAGCAAGCTGAAAAATACACTGTGATGTGGAATGGTGATCAATTGTACCAAGTTAGCGGCCCACACAATGATCAATGTGTTGTTGATATGAATGCAAAAGTGTGTGCTTGTAGAAAGTGA